Proteins encoded in a region of the Mycobacterium branderi genome:
- a CDS encoding oxygenase MpaB family protein — translation MAIPQNPVSAIFDRMFDQAVRSRFFQGLDFAEPKGDPGWFGPDSAVWFVHSHMPLVALGLFSSATMEQLDPSTISGGYHHSRALKRDDDGNPRFAIDPEGAAVRFGHSLAFFLGVAYGPTDTAEKCARIVRAMHGTVHGVSGLTGTRYDARDPELLRWNYANVVWGLATAHERYHYAPLRGVELDRYYREFTRVGYALGGTDLPASKAEVLEVLESWVPKLALLPAVSQAIWPNNRHAMPIWQWPPQAFINWFIRDMQPRWARSLYMHTRPDPLTVWSVRQALKVMLNSAHLLPGPLPEFRQAQARVTGVPLQPIRFDPDKIAAESKLSRGAIERLADGKPGASRRKIPQSQGILGDFASAHH, via the coding sequence ATGGCGATTCCACAGAATCCCGTATCGGCGATCTTCGACAGGATGTTCGACCAGGCCGTGCGGAGCCGGTTCTTCCAGGGTCTCGATTTCGCCGAGCCGAAGGGAGACCCGGGCTGGTTCGGGCCGGACAGCGCGGTGTGGTTTGTGCACTCCCACATGCCGCTGGTGGCGCTGGGGCTGTTCTCGTCGGCGACAATGGAACAGCTTGACCCGTCGACGATTTCGGGCGGCTACCACCACTCGCGTGCGCTCAAGCGTGACGACGACGGCAATCCGCGGTTCGCCATCGACCCCGAAGGCGCCGCGGTCCGATTCGGCCACTCGCTGGCGTTCTTTCTCGGCGTTGCCTACGGCCCGACCGACACCGCGGAGAAGTGCGCGCGGATCGTCCGGGCCATGCACGGCACGGTGCACGGGGTGAGCGGGTTGACCGGGACTCGCTACGACGCTCGTGACCCCGAGCTGCTGCGGTGGAACTACGCCAATGTCGTCTGGGGGCTGGCCACCGCACACGAGCGCTACCACTACGCACCGTTGCGAGGTGTGGAGCTGGACCGCTACTACCGCGAGTTCACCCGAGTGGGCTACGCCCTCGGCGGGACCGATCTGCCCGCCAGCAAGGCCGAGGTACTCGAGGTTCTCGAGAGCTGGGTACCGAAACTCGCGTTATTGCCAGCTGTGTCGCAAGCGATTTGGCCGAACAACCGCCACGCCATGCCGATCTGGCAGTGGCCTCCCCAGGCGTTCATCAACTGGTTCATTCGCGACATGCAACCGCGATGGGCGCGCAGTCTCTACATGCACACCCGGCCCGACCCGCTGACGGTGTGGTCGGTTCGGCAAGCGCTGAAGGTGATGCTCAACAGCGCGCACCTGCTGCCCGGGCCGCTGCCCGAATTTCGGCAAGCGCAAGCGAGAGTGACCGGTGTGCCGCTGCAACCGATTCGCTTCGACCCGGACAAGATTGCCGCGGAATCCAAGCTGAGTCGGGGCGCCATCGAGCGGCTGGCGGACGGCAAGCCCGGGGCCAGCAGACGCAAAATCCCCCAAAGCCAAGGCATTTTGGGTGATTTTGCGTCTGCGCACCACTAG
- a CDS encoding alpha/beta fold hydrolase: MTSDRSEVLCRQYGLTLPDAWLNVREWGSTEPDVTVVLTHGWTLSGRLWEDVGTMLVRADPSVRVIAYDHRGHGNSASVATASIEQLADDLAAVVTRTVPAGPIVFGGHSLGGMTLMALAQRHPRIVAERAAGVAFVATSAGNLLGTIRRVPGTEPAMRAVLVPAARIRLPSKPLLLVRQGGRAAYGKQPRRHDMNRTALQAAQSDPRAVAALGRSILRHTRYDALPAFRHAHAVVMAGTRDPLTSPAHARRIAEKLPGSQLVVFHGAGHFLPYERREAVTAHLLNLVAKARNSERSITGVAG; this comes from the coding sequence ATGACCAGCGACCGATCGGAGGTGCTGTGCCGGCAGTACGGCCTGACGCTGCCGGACGCCTGGCTCAACGTCAGGGAATGGGGCTCGACCGAGCCTGACGTCACCGTCGTGCTCACCCATGGCTGGACTCTGTCGGGTCGACTGTGGGAGGACGTCGGGACCATGCTGGTCCGAGCGGATCCGTCGGTGCGGGTGATCGCCTACGACCATCGGGGCCATGGCAATTCCGCGTCGGTGGCGACCGCTTCGATCGAGCAACTCGCCGACGATTTGGCCGCAGTAGTGACCCGGACGGTCCCGGCAGGGCCGATCGTTTTCGGTGGGCATTCCCTGGGCGGAATGACCCTGATGGCGTTGGCGCAGCGGCACCCGCGCATTGTCGCCGAACGCGCCGCCGGGGTGGCTTTCGTGGCGACCAGCGCCGGGAATCTGCTGGGCACGATCAGGCGGGTTCCGGGTACCGAGCCCGCGATGCGCGCGGTACTCGTGCCGGCGGCCCGGATCAGGCTGCCCAGCAAGCCCCTGTTGCTGGTGCGGCAAGGTGGTCGAGCGGCCTACGGCAAGCAGCCGCGACGCCACGATATGAATCGGACCGCATTGCAGGCAGCGCAAAGCGATCCGCGTGCTGTTGCGGCGCTCGGCCGATCGATACTGCGGCACACCCGTTACGACGCCTTGCCGGCATTCCGACATGCCCATGCCGTCGTCATGGCGGGCACGCGGGACCCATTGACCTCGCCCGCCCATGCCCGCCGGATCGCAGAGAAGTTGCCGGGCAGCCAACTGGTCGTCTTCCACGGCGCCGGCCACTTCCTGCCGTACGAGCGCCGCGAGGCGGTCACCGCCCATCTGCTCAATCTGGTGGCCAAAGCCCGTAATTCGGAACGGAGCATCACGGGCGTCGCCGGGTGA
- a CDS encoding GMC family oxidoreductase N-terminal domain-containing protein, whose protein sequence is MTAPFGQALLPQERGGPSPAQLVERVDRYLARLPTASRLAVRAGLLTVAAASYLSTGRSLSRLSPEARAAVLRRVAALSPDVGAAIEGLKAVVLLANGADTYAAELLERAGEHDVARPDAVLNVASSLDIPSVVRADAVVVGSGAGGAMAARTLARAGMAVVIVEEGRRWTVDEFRSMHPIDRYAGLYRGAGATVALGRPAVVLPIGRAVGGTTVVNSGTCYRPPVAVQQRWRDEFGWDLADPDRLAGYLDDVEQTLQVAPVPLEIMGRNGRLLLDGAAALGWRAAPIPRNAPGCDACCQCAIGCPRNAKFGVHLNALPQACAAGAQIACDARVERVLHSDGRARGVRARRPDGTAVDVLTDTVVVAAGATETPGLLRRSGIGGHPRLGRNLALHPAAMLAGRFDEDITAWRGVLQSAAVDELHESHGVLIEATSTPPGMGSMVFPGYGAELVGWLNRAHRVATFGAMVADRGVGRVYSVRGETVLRYNITPTDTAKLTTALEAMGRLLFAAGAVEVLTGLPAGPTVTSVPALQDVLARTNPKSLHLAAFHPTGTAAAGDDELRCPVDPNGRLRGVDGVWVADASILPSCPEVNPQVSIMAMALAVADEVLSARG, encoded by the coding sequence GTGACGGCCCCGTTCGGGCAGGCGCTGCTGCCCCAGGAGCGCGGCGGCCCGTCACCGGCCCAGTTGGTCGAACGCGTCGACCGCTATCTCGCCCGGTTGCCCACGGCGTCGCGGCTGGCGGTGCGAGCAGGGCTGTTGACCGTCGCAGCCGCCAGCTATCTGAGCACCGGCAGGTCGTTGTCGCGGCTGAGCCCGGAGGCGCGCGCCGCAGTGCTGCGCCGAGTGGCGGCATTGAGTCCGGATGTCGGTGCGGCGATCGAGGGATTGAAAGCCGTTGTGCTGCTTGCCAACGGCGCTGACACCTACGCCGCCGAATTGCTCGAGCGCGCCGGCGAACACGACGTAGCCCGACCTGACGCCGTGCTGAATGTTGCGTCGTCGCTTGATATCCCGTCCGTGGTGCGGGCCGACGCGGTGGTGGTCGGGTCTGGCGCCGGCGGCGCGATGGCGGCCCGCACACTGGCCCGCGCCGGGATGGCGGTGGTCATCGTCGAAGAGGGCCGGCGCTGGACCGTCGACGAGTTTCGCAGCATGCATCCGATCGACCGCTACGCCGGGCTGTACCGCGGCGCGGGAGCAACCGTCGCGCTGGGACGCCCGGCGGTGGTGCTGCCGATCGGCCGGGCGGTCGGCGGCACCACCGTCGTCAACTCGGGCACCTGCTATCGGCCGCCGGTCGCCGTCCAGCAGCGCTGGCGCGACGAATTCGGTTGGGACTTAGCCGATCCGGACCGGCTGGCCGGTTACCTCGACGACGTCGAGCAGACGTTGCAGGTTGCCCCGGTGCCGCTGGAGATCATGGGCCGCAACGGACGGCTGCTGCTCGACGGCGCGGCAGCACTGGGCTGGCGGGCTGCGCCCATCCCCCGCAACGCGCCGGGCTGCGACGCGTGTTGCCAGTGCGCGATCGGCTGCCCGCGCAACGCCAAATTCGGGGTGCATCTCAATGCGCTGCCGCAGGCGTGCGCGGCCGGCGCGCAGATCGCGTGCGACGCTCGCGTCGAGCGGGTGCTGCACTCGGACGGTCGCGCGCGAGGGGTACGGGCCCGTCGGCCCGACGGGACGGCGGTCGACGTGCTGACCGACACCGTGGTAGTCGCGGCCGGTGCCACCGAGACGCCTGGACTGCTGCGGCGCAGCGGAATTGGCGGGCATCCGCGGCTCGGCCGCAACCTTGCGTTGCATCCGGCGGCGATGCTGGCCGGTCGCTTCGACGAGGACATCACCGCGTGGCGCGGGGTGCTGCAAAGCGCGGCGGTCGACGAGCTGCACGAGTCGCACGGCGTGCTGATCGAGGCGACCTCGACGCCGCCGGGCATGGGGTCGATGGTGTTTCCCGGCTACGGTGCCGAGTTGGTCGGATGGCTGAACCGGGCTCACCGTGTCGCCACCTTCGGCGCGATGGTGGCCGACCGCGGCGTCGGCCGGGTGTATTCGGTGCGCGGGGAGACGGTGCTGCGCTACAACATCACCCCTACCGACACTGCCAAGCTGACGACCGCGCTGGAAGCAATGGGACGGCTGCTGTTCGCCGCCGGCGCGGTCGAGGTGCTGACGGGGCTGCCGGCCGGTCCGACCGTAACCAGCGTGCCCGCGCTGCAGGATGTTCTGGCTCGCACGAACCCGAAAAGCTTGCACCTGGCGGCTTTTCACCCAACCGGCACGGCCGCGGCCGGCGACGACGAGCTGCGCTGCCCGGTCGACCCGAACGGCCGGCTGCGCGGGGTCGACGGCGTGTGGGTGGCCGACGCGTCGATCCTGCCTAGCTGCCCGGAAGTCAACCCGCAGGTGTCGATCATGGCAATGGCGTTGGCGGTGGCCGACGAGGTTCTCAGCGCCCGTGGGTGA
- a CDS encoding alpha/beta hydrolase: protein MDFVLVHGTTQSPLGWAQLEHALEQRGHRGVSVDLHTDKPLDDVDDYAQLAANQITARGDVTIVGHSGAGTLLPSIAAALDAVAVVWLAAYIPDFVNGRSLVEEIHTEPAKLFHPEWVGIDPIRDPDAARHFLFHDCNPGVQDWALGTLRAFIPAAGYQHKPGLRRPAAASTVIAPTRDRTLRADWIREAAVERLGVQPVLVDAGHCPHVSQPETVADILVNIVTDPPGR from the coding sequence GTGGACTTCGTCCTCGTACACGGCACCACCCAGTCCCCGCTGGGATGGGCTCAGCTCGAGCATGCTCTGGAACAACGGGGACACCGTGGTGTCAGCGTCGATTTGCACACCGACAAACCCCTGGACGATGTCGATGACTACGCGCAGCTGGCCGCCAACCAGATAACTGCTCGCGGCGACGTTACGATTGTCGGGCATTCCGGCGCCGGGACGTTGCTTCCTTCCATTGCCGCCGCGCTGGACGCCGTCGCTGTTGTGTGGCTGGCGGCCTACATTCCCGACTTCGTCAACGGCCGAAGCCTCGTCGAGGAAATACACACCGAGCCGGCCAAGCTGTTCCACCCCGAGTGGGTCGGCATCGACCCCATTCGAGATCCGGACGCCGCCCGCCACTTCCTGTTTCATGACTGCAACCCAGGCGTGCAGGACTGGGCCCTGGGCACGCTGCGTGCCTTTATCCCTGCCGCTGGCTACCAACACAAGCCGGGCCTCCGACGACCGGCAGCGGCATCCACCGTCATCGCCCCAACCCGCGACCGCACACTTCGCGCGGACTGGATCCGCGAAGCGGCCGTCGAGCGACTCGGAGTCCAACCGGTGCTGGTCGATGCCGGCCACTGCCCGCATGTTTCCCAACCTGAGACCGTCGCCGACATCCTCGTCAATATCGTCACCGACCCACCCGGCAGGTGA
- a CDS encoding TetR/AcrR family transcriptional regulator: MVKRILDAAKTVLIERGYDDATTNRIAEAAGISPGSLYQYFPNKETIVAAVIDRYTDRIADRVTAHLSAHIGEPEEPQRIYATLDILLEAMEEEPGLLRALIEQTPRLGLGNKITAFEDRVGELAAAHLRLRSLPVRHAQTTIWLLVRTVEHLTTRYLLDRPPIERDEFLSELAALVIGYFRIHSDEPT; encoded by the coding sequence ATGGTGAAGCGGATCCTCGACGCCGCCAAAACGGTATTGATCGAACGGGGCTATGACGACGCGACAACCAACCGCATCGCCGAAGCCGCCGGTATCAGTCCCGGATCGCTGTACCAGTACTTCCCGAACAAGGAAACGATCGTCGCCGCTGTGATCGATCGCTACACCGACCGCATCGCCGACCGCGTCACCGCTCACCTCTCGGCGCACATCGGCGAGCCCGAAGAGCCGCAGCGCATTTACGCCACATTGGACATTCTCCTGGAAGCGATGGAGGAAGAGCCGGGGCTACTGAGGGCGCTGATCGAGCAGACGCCGCGGCTGGGGCTGGGCAACAAAATCACGGCCTTCGAAGACCGCGTGGGCGAATTGGCCGCGGCCCACTTGCGGCTGCGCTCCTTGCCGGTCCGTCACGCGCAGACCACCATCTGGCTGCTGGTGCGCACCGTCGAACACCTCACCACCCGCTACCTCCTCGACCGGCCGCCGATCGAGCGCGATGAATTCCTCAGCGAGCTCGCCGCGCTCGTCATCGGCTATTTCCGGATACACAGCGACGAACCGACGTAA